In Syntrophales bacterium, the following are encoded in one genomic region:
- a CDS encoding Coenzyme F420 hydrogenase/dehydrogenase, beta subunit C-terminal domain has translation MSSAKGGSKNLLEDVIDAGLCTGCGACVTGCPYIVVCEGRVVVLDRCTIEEGDCYRHCPRTSTDMNAVSDKVFGVPFSIAETGHALTIAMARSADNRTSNKAQDGGCVTALLAFALAEGMIDAVVCTRMDEEKVPHGFIARSRDELLQCAGSSYEAGFAIEAFRKIPADNVDRLAAVGVGCQVEALAKMKASLPVNGGNPARIQLTVGLFCGWSLRSDYFRPLLKEICNPAQIVKFDIPHSPHTSFDVYTQEGRKSVALDEIRAAINPACQYCWDMTAEFSDISVGSAGSKFPGWNTIVIRTEKGAGLVARARDAGLVEIQSLPEWRLSQLTTAALNRKKAAFKKLAEKSGDRHDLLYISGLAEGFADSLLEG, from the coding sequence ATGTCCAGTGCGAAAGGAGGATCGAAGAATCTTCTTGAAGATGTAATTGATGCGGGTCTTTGCACGGGATGCGGCGCGTGCGTTACCGGTTGTCCCTATATCGTTGTGTGCGAGGGGAGGGTTGTTGTCCTGGATCGGTGCACAATCGAAGAAGGCGATTGCTACAGACACTGTCCCCGCACCAGCACCGACATGAACGCAGTCAGCGACAAGGTTTTCGGGGTTCCTTTCAGCATCGCCGAGACTGGTCATGCGTTGACGATAGCGATGGCGCGGTCGGCCGATAACCGGACCAGCAACAAGGCGCAGGACGGAGGATGCGTGACGGCGCTTCTGGCCTTCGCCCTTGCGGAGGGAATGATCGATGCCGTGGTGTGCACAAGAATGGATGAAGAGAAGGTGCCGCACGGCTTTATCGCGCGCTCGCGCGACGAATTGCTGCAATGCGCCGGATCGAGCTACGAGGCGGGATTTGCCATCGAGGCATTCAGAAAGATTCCCGCCGATAACGTCGACAGGCTTGCGGCAGTCGGGGTTGGCTGCCAGGTCGAAGCGCTGGCCAAAATGAAGGCGAGTTTGCCGGTAAATGGCGGAAATCCCGCCCGCATTCAATTAACCGTGGGGCTCTTTTGCGGATGGTCGCTCCGTTCAGATTATTTTCGCCCCCTTCTCAAGGAAATCTGCAACCCGGCGCAAATCGTTAAATTCGACATTCCCCACAGTCCTCACACAAGTTTCGACGTATATACGCAGGAGGGGAGGAAATCCGTTGCGCTTGACGAGATCAGAGCCGCCATCAATCCCGCTTGTCAGTACTGCTGGGACATGACAGCGGAATTTTCCGATATCTCGGTTGGTTCCGCCGGTTCCAAGTTTCCGGGATGGAACACCATTGTCATTCGCACTGAAAAGGGCGCCGGGCTTGTGGCGCGGGCGAGGGACGCAGGACTTGTCGAAATCCAGTCCCTTCCGGAGTGGAGATTGTCGCAACTGACGACGGCGGCGCTCAACCGGAAAAAGGCGGCCTTCAAAAAGCTTGCCGAAAAAAGCGGCGACCGTCATGATCTTCTTTATATCTCCGGTCTTGCGGAAGGGTTCGCCGACAGTTTGCTGGAAGGCTGA
- the dctP gene encoding TRAP transporter substrate-binding protein DctP encodes MEQEKKIVQGRRSFLKKAGAGIAAGAGIAAGIGVGAPFAHAQTTIRWRLASSFPKSLDALFSPSEEFAKIVGEMSGGKFTITAHQAGELLPAFGVVDGVQNGTVECCHTAPYYFFGKDETFAIGTAIPFGLNSRQMTAWMHEGNGLNLMREFYKGYNIINFPMGNTGAQMGGWYRKEVKSLKDLKGLKMRTAGIAGTVMQRLGMVTVSMPAGEIYTSLEKGTIDAVEFVGPYDDLKLGFYKVAPNYYYPGWWEGGAATDLYVNAKAFEALPAEYKAMVEAAAARSHVKMQSIYDVKNPVALKQLVAGGAKLHRFSKDIMDAAFKESMALYSELSAKNPRWKKVYEDYSKFRSDSNMWFRFAEAGFDTFMHAQKL; translated from the coding sequence ATGGAGCAAGAAAAGAAGATTGTTCAGGGAAGACGTTCGTTTTTAAAGAAGGCAGGGGCGGGAATCGCCGCAGGAGCGGGAATCGCCGCAGGCATAGGGGTGGGGGCGCCGTTTGCTCATGCGCAGACAACAATTCGCTGGCGCCTTGCGTCCAGCTTTCCGAAGTCGCTGGACGCCCTCTTCAGCCCGTCCGAGGAGTTTGCCAAGATTGTCGGAGAGATGTCCGGCGGGAAGTTTACGATAACCGCCCATCAGGCCGGGGAGCTGCTTCCCGCATTTGGCGTGGTTGACGGCGTGCAGAACGGGACGGTGGAGTGCTGCCACACAGCGCCTTACTATTTTTTCGGCAAGGATGAGACCTTTGCGATCGGCACCGCGATTCCCTTTGGCCTGAACTCCCGCCAGATGACCGCCTGGATGCACGAGGGAAATGGCCTGAATCTGATGCGCGAATTCTACAAAGGCTACAATATCATCAACTTCCCGATGGGCAATACCGGGGCGCAGATGGGCGGATGGTATCGCAAGGAAGTTAAATCGTTAAAGGATTTAAAAGGGTTGAAGATGAGAACCGCCGGAATCGCCGGCACCGTTATGCAGCGGCTGGGGATGGTGACTGTGAGCATGCCGGCAGGCGAGATTTACACATCTCTGGAAAAGGGCACCATCGACGCCGTCGAGTTCGTCGGGCCGTATGACGACCTGAAACTCGGTTTTTACAAGGTGGCGCCGAATTATTACTATCCCGGCTGGTGGGAAGGCGGCGCGGCGACTGATCTTTATGTGAATGCGAAGGCATTCGAGGCGCTTCCGGCGGAGTACAAGGCGATGGTCGAGGCGGCCGCGGCGCGTTCGCACGTGAAGATGCAGTCCATATACGACGTCAAGAATCCGGTGGCCTTGAAGCAATTGGTGGCCGGAGGCGCCAAGCTGCACCGTTTCTCGAAGGATATCATGGATGCCGCATTCAAGGAGTCGATGGCACTCTATAGCGAGCTTTCCGCCAAGAATCCTCGCTGGAAGAAGGTTTACGAAGACTACAGCAAGTTCCGGTCGGACTCGAACATGTGGTTCCGGTTCGCCGAGGCCGGTTTCGACACTTTCATGCATGCGCAGAAGTTGTAA
- a CDS encoding 4Fe-4S binding protein, translated as MNLEITEEKCWGCKTCEVACKQENQVPDGVKLLRISEDGPRQVNGEWHFVFRVNRCRHCEEPPCVAACPETAIGKREDGIVILYQDKCTGCCSCVAVCPYNAIAYDETSGVALKCNLCHHRIEKGLLSACADNVCLAHCINLDVAC; from the coding sequence ATGAACCTGGAAATTACCGAGGAGAAGTGCTGGGGATGCAAGACCTGCGAGGTGGCCTGCAAGCAGGAGAATCAGGTTCCCGACGGTGTAAAGCTTCTCCGCATATCGGAAGACGGGCCGAGACAGGTCAACGGCGAGTGGCACTTCGTCTTCCGGGTGAACCGTTGCCGCCATTGTGAAGAGCCGCCTTGCGTTGCCGCCTGCCCGGAGACGGCGATCGGGAAGCGGGAAGACGGCATCGTTATTCTGTACCAGGACAAATGCACCGGCTGCTGCTCCTGCGTCGCGGTTTGCCCTTACAACGCCATCGCCTATGACGAAACATCCGGAGTTGCGCTGAAGTGCAACCTCTGTCACCACCGCATAGAAAAAGGCTTGCTGTCGGCGTGCGCCGACAACGTTTGTCTTGCCCACTGCATTAACCTGGACGTCGCCTGCTGA
- the metK gene encoding methionine adenosyltransferase encodes MQITSESIKIGHPDIVADTIAAHVIATILDQEKKLGMDINNMPHCGIEVFLGKGLCVVGGEVSTRAWIDLDKIVRETVLSIGYNDIAVGLNGNSIGVLNAIIPQSPDINMGTRADSGKYKEIGAGDQGIMYGFACDETPELLPLPYVLATKMMRAFEDCGDPIFAPDGKGQVSVEYNDKTGKPVRLAKVLMSNAIDYRFVKGKRELVEKKARKLAFDVLKGYVDKNTEFMFNPTGEWQAINSCSAADSGITGRKLVVQAYGGYPGAQLGGGAVVNKTPEKVDCSAAFGARHVAKNIVAAGLATKCSVQLSYAIGVAQPFSVYIDSFGTAKTGDRKLEELVAKLFDLTPAGMIGRFDLLNSETYRRIPKTLFMDNYPWEKADMVKKLQKEARGK; translated from the coding sequence ATGCAGATCACATCGGAAAGCATCAAGATTGGACATCCGGATATCGTTGCGGATACGATCGCCGCGCACGTCATCGCCACCATCCTTGACCAGGAGAAAAAGCTCGGGATGGACATCAACAATATGCCCCACTGCGGCATCGAGGTCTTCCTCGGCAAAGGGCTTTGCGTCGTCGGCGGGGAGGTCAGCACCAGGGCCTGGATTGACCTTGACAAGATTGTTCGGGAAACCGTTCTCAGCATCGGATACAACGATATCGCCGTCGGCCTGAACGGCAACTCCATTGGCGTTCTGAACGCCATTATTCCTCAGTCCCCGGACATCAACATGGGCACCCGCGCCGATTCAGGTAAATACAAGGAGATCGGGGCGGGCGATCAGGGAATCATGTACGGATTTGCCTGTGACGAAACGCCGGAGCTGCTCCCGCTTCCTTATGTCCTTGCCACAAAAATGATGAGAGCCTTTGAAGACTGCGGCGATCCCATCTTTGCCCCGGACGGCAAGGGGCAGGTCTCGGTAGAATATAACGACAAAACAGGCAAGCCCGTTCGCCTGGCTAAGGTGCTCATGTCAAATGCCATTGACTATCGCTTTGTGAAAGGCAAAAGAGAACTGGTGGAAAAAAAGGCCCGCAAGCTCGCCTTTGACGTCCTGAAAGGTTACGTGGATAAGAATACTGAATTCATGTTCAATCCCACCGGCGAATGGCAGGCGATAAACTCCTGCAGCGCGGCAGACTCCGGGATAACCGGCAGGAAGCTTGTCGTCCAGGCGTATGGCGGATATCCGGGCGCCCAGCTCGGAGGCGGCGCGGTTGTCAATAAAACGCCGGAAAAAGTGGACTGCTCGGCCGCCTTCGGCGCCCGTCATGTCGCCAAAAACATCGTCGCCGCGGGGCTTGCCACAAAATGCTCCGTCCAGCTCTCCTATGCCATCGGCGTCGCCCAGCCTTTTTCCGTTTACATCGACAGCTTCGGGACGGCTAAAACAGGCGACCGAAAGCTTGAGGAATTAGTGGCCAAGCTGTTTGACCTCACCCCGGCAGGGATGATCGGGCGTTTTGATCTTCTCAACAGCGAAACCTACCGCCGGATCCCGAAGACGCTCTTCATGGATAACTATCCGTGGGAGAAAGCCGACATGGTAAAGAAACTGCAGAAGGAAGCCCGCGGGAAATAG